TATAGTTACCGAAATTCGCCACATACAGCCGAAATAAGGCAGATAATATTGCCCAAAAAACAGCTGCTAAAATTGCTCCCGGCATCATTGGTGTACCTGGGTTCCACCGACTAGGGCCGTAGCGATAGATAAAGCTAAAGGCCACTGCAACAATACTTAAAACTAAAGGCCAGCGCAACAGTTGCCAAAGATGCAATAAAAATATCAAAGAAATATTTTCACGCACCACCATCCCCAACAGTAAGTCGCTGAGAAACACTAGAAAAGAAGCCAACACCAACAGCACGATAGTCCCCATTGTTAATCCTAGAGAGACTAGTTTGGCTTTCCAAAAGGGGCGGATCTTTTCTGAAGGAATTTGATGAATTTGGTCGAAGGCTGTCATTGCAGTATTCACCGCCCCAGAAGCAGTCCAAATAGCGATCGCAAAGCTGAGAGAAAACAAACCACTGTTTTTGGAGTTAGTAATCTCTGTGGTGGCAAAGTCGCGAATTAGAACCAGAGCTTCTTCTGGTAGAACTTGACTCAGTTGCACCGCCAGTTGTTTAAATGTGTTTTGTAAAGATTCTGCCAACAAGCCAATAGCCGTGATTAGAGCAAGAATTGCTGGAAACAAGGATAACATTGCATTGTAGGCAATTTCCGAGGCAAGTCCCAAAAGTCGTCTTTCGGCTGTCCTCGCGAAAGTTTTCTTGAGCGTGCGCCAGTTTAGATGGCGAAAAAAACGGACAAAACGAGGATTTGCCATAATTTCGAGTTAAAACTGGTTGAGTTTCTCAAATACTCTCCCAAATATTGTGTCGCGATCGCATCTATCTTTTTACTTTTACTTCTCTTTACCGCAAAAATACTGATGATAGTAGCAGAGGGGCAGGGCGCAGGGAGCAGGGAGCAGGTGGTCGCACCTCGACTCCGCTCGGCGACCACCGAGCGTAGCCGAGGTGGAGCAGGGGGCAGAAGGAGAAGAATATACTACTGACAAATGACAAATGACAAATGACCAATGACTTATGAATCAAGATTTTACACAACAATGGCTGACGGAAATTCAAGCGCTTAGAGAGCAGCTGGCTGAACTTCAACGCGAGCGCGATGTTGCTTGGGAAAGCGCCCAAAAATGGCGTAAACTTTACAATACTGAAGCAGAACAACGCCGCACAGATTCTCATCTATCTCAGCAGGCGATCGCATCTCTCAAGGCAAAGCTTCAGCAACTCCAAGGCATTGAGGACGGAACACTCGCTGAAGGTGCAGCAGTCACAGCCATTCAGCAAGAAATAAAACAACTAAAATCTGTAGAAGACTGGCAAGCCAAACTCATCGCCGTTATTAAAGAACGCGATCGCTTACAACAAGCTTTGAAAACTGAGCAAGAAAATCACGCCCAAACCCGCAAAAGCCTCACCACCGCCTTGGGCGATGCCATTGATAGCTTGACACGAGAACGAGCCAGTAAAGAGGCGGGGAGCAGGGGATAGAGGGGCAAAGGGGTAGGGGGAGATGAAGGAAAAATAACTAACTCTTGTACAGACGCGATTAATCGTGTCTGTACAGGAGTCGTAGAGACGCGATTAATCGCGTCTCTACTTCTGCCTTCTTCCTAAAATCCCATCGCTTCAGCCACTGCCCCTAGTTCAGCTACGATGCCTTGTTTAAATTGACTTTTATTGTGTTTGATGGCTGTATCTGGGTCTTTGAGACCATTGCCGGTGAGGACGCAAACGACTGTCGCCCCTGTAGGAACTTGGTCTTTAACTTGCAACAACCCAGCTACAGAAGCAGCGCTGGCAGGTTCGCAGAAGATACCTTCAGATGCTGCTAAAAGTCGATAGGCATCAAGAATTTCTGCATCGGTAACGGCGTGGAAACTTCCCATACTCGCTGATTGTGCCGCGATCGCTTTTTCCCAACTGGCTGGGTTACCAATGCGAATTGCTGTTGCTAAGGTTTCGGGATTCTCCACTGGTTGACCGTTCACTAAAGGAGCTGCACCTGCGGCTTGGAATCCCATCATCCGAGGTAGGCGATCGCACTTTCCATCTTGATGATATTGACAAAATCCCATCCAATATGCTGTGATGTTTCCCGCGTTGCCTACGGGAATGCACAACCAATCTGGAGCATCGCCTAGCGCATCGACAACTTCAAAAGCGCCTGTTTTCTGTCCCTCCAAGCGATAGGGATTCACCGAATTCACCAAAGTTACTGGATAGCTCTCTGCCATCTCGCGGACAATTTCTAGCGCTTGGTCAAAATTACCTTTAATTGCCAGTACTTCTGCCCCATATAGCAATGCTTGTGCTAATTTGCCTAATGCGACATAGCCATCGGGAATCAGTACAAACGCACTCATACCTCCACGTCGAGCATAAGCGGCTGCGGCTGCTGAAGTGTTACCCGTACTGGCACAAATTACTGCTTTTGCCCCTTCTTCCTTAGCCTTGGAAATTGCCATTGTCATCCCCCGGTCTTTGAAGCTGCCGGTGGGATTAAGACCGTCGTATTTCACAAATACACGTACTTTTCTACCAATGCGTTCTGCGATCGCCGGCACTGGGATTAAGGGAGTATTACCCTCTAATAAGGTGACAACAGGCGTTGTTTCGCTGACAGGCAAGTATTGGCGATAGGCTTCTATCAGTCCAGGCCAAGGTTGGCGATAAGATTTAGCAGTAGACAGGCTCAAAGTCACGGTATTTACTAGGGATTGGGGATTGGGTACTAGGGATTGGGTACTGGGGATTGGGGATTGGGTACTAGGGATTGGGTACTGGGGATTGGGGATTTGATATGCAGTATTGATAAGTGTTCAGTAGTTATTTTTGTTTCTCTTCCCAGTCACCAGTCCCCAGTTCCCAGTCCCCAGTATCTTCACTGGAACACTACTATTACAATCGTAGTCTCTTATGATGAAACCTAAAACCCATTAGAGTAAATGATTGAAAGTATACAATTTTTTAACAAAGGTTAAAATTACATTATTATATTATCTCTAATGGTGTGAGTTTAAGTTGTGGATTTAATAAGTTATGCCTACTCTTTCATCTAGTGTTTCTACCCGCGAGTCCAATACTCTATTGGCTAGTAAGTTAACAAAATCCTGTTACCAAGACGATCAACAAGCCAAATTCATGAACTTGCAGGAGGAGGTAGACTCTTTATTGCAGCAATTGCAAAACCTGAAGCGTCAACGTGTAGAAAATTGTAACCAAGGAGAATAGGTCTGTTTTTCAAACAACGATCGCCAGCATTTCTTTACTTGAGAATTCTAGTAAGGGATAACTATTCAAAGCGCTGATTTTTGTCTGACCAGCGCCTCAAACTATATTTATCGGCACTCTCTACTAATAAAGCTAGAGATTGCGTATCTCTTAGCTTGGCGATCGCTGTTAATGTTTGTTGGTGATTTTTTTCAAAATCTGTGTAAATTATATTACCACTATCAGAAAAAATTAGGGTACGGGGACGGAATTGATTTTTTTTGTCTTCCAAAATTCCAGGTTCATTTTGATTCAAGGATGCGATAGCTGCTGCCGAGATACTCAGTACGGTTTCTGGTTTGGCATTACTTGTTAAATCAATCACTTGCACAGGCCAATAACCCAATTTTTCCTGCATCTCCTCAAAGCTAGGAATAGGGCCAGCCGAAATGTCACCAGATTCTTGTAATGAACGCCACACAGTTAGTAAAATTTTCTGTAGCCCTTGAGGATTTTGTTTATATAATTCTTCTAGCGCGATCGGAGATGGTAGCACCCATTCTAGGGCTGCATCTGTTAGCGCCAAAGGTCTGGGTTGAAGAGTATTATTTTGCTGGTCTGGAATTTTATCACCAGCAGCTAATAGGCGTAAAACTCCGCTTTGCAGTTGCACCGCTTTGATAGTAGCCGTGGTTATTTGTTGTTCTCCGTTTGCTAGCCAGACAATTATTTGAATTGTTGGGTCAGAACTAATACCCAAAGTTTCCCAGAAAAATGTAACTGGGGAAGTTTTGGGTAGCTTCAAATTCTCAAAGGGAAAATTTAGCCAGCGTTTACCGTCGTTAAATGCATTCACTTCCACCTGATACCAAACCTGGTTATCTGTAAGTTTCAGTTCTGCTGTAGAATCTGGTTGCAGCCAGTCGCTACTGGTAACTTGAGTAATTGCTTGTACCGAACCAACAATCTGACTGGGGTGAGTAGGAGTGATTTGTGACTTTGCTATTTCACTATTAAATCTTTCTAACAAACTTTGAATATCGGCAAGAGTCGCTTTTGTGATTTGTGGTTGTGCTATCAACCAAGAATTAGCACGTTCTTCTCCTCGCTGAACTGCTAAAATCAAGGCTGTCCAAGTTTGCACCTCTGGTCTATTTGGGTTGACTCGCAACGCTGTTGTTGTGCGATTCCACAAGCGTCCATCATCGGCTTTAAGTAAGCTGGCAATTTCTTGGGTATTATGTGGTGATGCTGCTAACACCTGTAAAGCTTTTTCCCAACGGCCATCAATCAAATCTGCGAGTACTTCTTGTCCTGGACTTACCCAACTTTTATCAGCTTGAGTTTTGGTAAGTTGGGAATGTAAGCGAATTACATCCATTTGCGCTTGCGCCGCCTCTGTCAAAATCCCTTTTCTCTGTTTCTGGATGAATTTCAACCACTCAAATGCTGGTGTCCACAGTCCGCTGCGGGCAATTAATAGGGCATTAAGGTATGCAGAATCTTTGATGGCTGGGGATTTGAGAGTAATTTCTTCTAATTGAATGGGTTTGAGAAATAATTTTAGAGGTTTAACTTGGTAAACCTGTAAGTGCGGTTCTAAACCGACTGTTTGATCAACAACTAACTCTTTTCTACTATCACCAGTTACCTGTTGCCATTTGGGCAATTGTCCATTAGGGCTTCTCCAAGCCAACATCTGCTGCAAGTTAGTGCGTTCTGGATTGTAGTATACGATGTAACCGTAGGCGATAGCTGCGCCAACGTCTGCGACGAACGCACTAGTTCCTTCTTGGCGCTGACCCTGCAAATAAAACCAAATCCCTGATGATGGGGTAGTTCCCTCAAAACGTTTGATTTCATTTAAAGGTAGAAGCGTACTGCTATCCTGCTGTTCTGATATAGCATTAGCTACAAAAGATTCTTCTATACCAGTTATAGACAGTTGATTTGCTAGATAATAGTACTTTTCCGGCTGGGATTGAAACTTCAATTCTTGTGAGTGTCGATAAACCCTAAGTTCAACAAGGTCTTGGCAATCAGACTGACAATTAGCACGTTGCCGAAAAACTGGTAGTAAAAAGGATTTTTCTACATCTTCATCCAAAGCCAGAGATTTTCCAGCTATTTGTTTTTGTTGACTCAGACTAGCTTGAATTTCATTGAGAGTTAGGGGATGTTCGCCTTGACCGAGAGGAATTTGCGCCCATTCTGGTAAAACGTTATTTAGCCAGATTACCTGATCTGGATTGAAGAAAAAGAGAATGCTAATCCAGGCAAAGGCCATAATTAAACCAGCACTACTCAGCAAAATTGCGATCGCGATCGTTGACAATATCAAACTTCCCCGCTTCGTCTTTTGTTGGGGTTTTTTGACAGCGCGTTTGGTCGCACCTGCATGAGGTTTATTTAGTTTAGAAGCCTTTGATGTCAGCTTGCGCGAACGTTTTACCATATTAGTTCTCAAATCTTATTGGGCATTGGGCATTGGAAAGAATTTAGTTCCCAGTACCCAGTACCTAGTATCCAGCCCCCAATCCCTAATACCCTGTTATACTCTCGCTTTAAGAAGTTGCCTAGAAAGAATAAGTCTAATTTTGCACAAAATCCGTACATTTCCCCATGTAGACGCCAGATAATCAAGAATACACTCTTCACGTAAGTGTGTGAGCAGAGTATAAAACTTTGAAAAGTAGACTTATTCGCGGCAGTCAACATCAAGCCTGGATGCTCGTTTGTTTACTAATTACGGGAATAAACGGAATTGTAGAAAAAGCGATCGCTAATCCTACTGAGTCAGGAGTAGAGACGCGATTAATCCCGTCTGTACAGGAGTCGGAAGTCAGAAGTCAGGAGTCAGTTATTTTTCCTTCATCTCCCCTTGCCCCTTTACCCCCTGCTCCCTTTCCCCCAAAAGATCCGATGGCGCAAGTTACATCGGTTTCTCAACTCAAGGACGTACAACCTACAGATTGGGCATTTCAAGCATTGCAGTCTTTGGTAGAACGCTATGGTTGCATAGCAGGTTATCCAGATAGCAGCTATCGTGGTAATCGCGCTTTAACTCGGTATGAATTTGCTGCTGGTGTGAATGCTTGTTTAGATAGAGTCAATGAGTTAATTACTACAGCCACCAATGATTTGCTCACCCGCGAAGATTTAGCAACTCTGCAAAAATTACAGTCAGAGTTTGCACCTGAACTAGCAACTCTGCGGGGTCGTGTCGACACTTTAGAAGCCCGCTCCGCCGAAATCGCAGCCAATCAATTCTCAACCACGACTAAACTCAGCGGACTACTAATAGTTGCTGCTCAAGGACGGACTAGTAATCGTGGAGATGTGAATCCCAGAGACGGGGAAAAAGATACACGCGATGCTGGTACAAACATTAATGTCATGTCTCTAGCGCAGCTGTATTTAACTAGTCAAATTACCCCCCGTAGTTACTTATTTACAGGTCTTTTATCAGGTGAAGGTAGGAGTACGCCTAGATTTAACAATAGTGTTTCTCGTTATGATGTTCTACTTGGCTACGAATTTCCCACCGATGGCTTGATTGTAAGTGACCTCAACTATCACTGGCTGGTGACTGATAAGTTAGCAGTAATGGTAGGAACAGAAGGCGTAAGTATGACAACTGCTTTCCGAGGCCCCAACAGGGTAGAAAGCGCTGCATCAGGCCCACTGTCTTATTTTGCCCAGAGAAACCCGATTTTAAATATGGGGTACGGTCATGGTGGTATAGCTATTGATTGGCAATTTGCTAAACGTGCCAGCTTGCAGGCAATTTATTCTAGTTATCAACCAGGAAATCCTGGTATACGCAGCGGTTTATTTGACGGAAACACGACTACAGGTGTGCAATTGCTGCTAACACCAACTGATGCTGTTGATCTCAGCTTGTATTACGTGAACAATTACTCTTCTAATGGTTGTTTACTCACTTTTGTGGGTGATGATTGCTTGACTGCGGTTAATTCAGCTACCGGAAAATCAGCACCCCTTCAAACCAACGCTGTTGGTGCGACTGTAAGTTGGCAACTTTCACCCCGTATTACTTTGGGTGGGTGGGGTGGTTACACTAGCTCTTACATTCCTGGACGCTCAGGAAGTGTAGAGACAACTAATTATATGGTGTTTCTGAATTTTCCTGATTTATTTGCCAAGGGCAATTTGGGCGGAATTTATGTTGGTCAACCGCCTAAAATCACTAGTAGTAATCTTCCTGTAGGGAATAATGTACCTGATTTTATTAATACAGGTTTAGGACGAGCCGGAGGACAACCAGGAACGACTACTCAACTTGAAGCATTTTATCGTTTTCAGTTAACAGATAACATCAGCATTACACCAGGTATAATTCAATTTTGGGAACCTGGACACACACCAGATAGTGACCCAGTTACTATCGGGATAGTACGGAGTACTTTTACCTTTTAATACTGTTAGATAATACTTAAATATCTGTAAAAATGTTACTTACAACAGAATAAAGGCATTAGTCGTCAGAAGTCAACCCAATTAAAAATTAAAAATGTAAAATTAAAAATTGCAAGACGCTCCGCGTTAGCGGAGCTTTCGCTTTAGCGATACGCAGACTCGCTCTAAGCGTTCGCGTTAGCGTCTCGTAGAGAAGCTATGCCGTAAAGCCTGCGGCATAGCTCCGCTTAGGGCGCAGCCTCTCGTAGAGAAGGCTTTACGCTGCGCTATCAGTAGGGGCTTGAATCTACCACTGAGTAGACCAATAAATCAAAGATTTAGTGGGGGCTTGTACCCCAAATTAATTAAAATAAATACACAGAATACAAAAATAATACATTATGAAATATAAATATAGTTAACCTTTATAATGTGTTTTTTATCGGACTTAAATATTGACATTATAAGAAAGTATGTATTTGACTAAATAAGTTAACAAATCTATAAATAAAATCTGCTGAGTTTATGGAAGCGATCGCTCAAACTACTAATATCTATATATTAAACTCTTTGCCGAAGTCTAAAAGCAAAAATTAACGGCGCAGTAAGAGATAAAAAAAAGGTTTGGCTCATCACCAAACCTCAACATAAATCCAGTGCATAACAACATCCCGAATTAATTTACTCATTATTATTTTCATAGGTCATCTTCCTATAGGATGTGTCCAAATAGCGTGAAACCTGATAAAGCATCATCCTGGTATACAAGAATGCTTAGAAAGTTTCATTCTTCTGCATAGCTTATTTTCAGGCTATGTCAGCAATCTGAAAGCCTGAGAGTTGATTGATTATCTGCATTTGAAATCTGTAAAATACGTTAAACTCGGTTAGCAGAACGCCAGCTACTACTACTTGCGGAAAGTTTGCAACGCGTTGGCTTCCCTAGAATAATTTTATTTTTACTTGATAAATGACCTTTCAATTTGGTCATATAACTATAAATATTGTTACATCTAAAATTTTAATTCAAGCATTTTTATGTGTAGCGAGCAAAAAAAAAGACGGGTTTTATCCCGTCTAGATAGCTTGAAAGTATTAATACATCTTAGACTCTAAAAAAATAGCGCAAATAAAATTTAATAGATTGCCATATTGGCCATTAAAGTAATAAAAGAACGGTAATTTATTCCGTGCTAAATATTTTAACTATAGTTCATACCTGTAATTATTTTTAACATATCATATAAGCCTTGCAATATTATGCCAAAATGCCAAATACTTAAACACAAAAAAGACGGGATTGAACCCGCCCTTGGTATAACAAGTAAAAACATCTTGGTAATTTCTACAATATATCAAACTACCAAAATAACAACTTGCCAAAATGCCTAATCATTACAGATAAAAGATATAGATTAATTTTTCTCTATAAAGATAAAAATAGAAGTAGTAAAATTTACACGATAAAAAACTAATTGCTACTAAAAATATCAACTTATAAATTGCAAAAAAACATTTTAAATGAAAATCTTATTGAAAAAGAATTCAGAAGCGATGCCCTGAGCCTGTCGAAGGGTCAGAATGGGCTGCGCCCCGCTACGCTAACAGGAGCGGAGCCGGAGACGCTCCGCCTCCGGTCAAAATCAATACTTCGACTACGCTTAGTAACCATCAGTGGGGGATTCATACCCGCCACTGAATTGTTGCACCACAAAACAAGAAAATTTGGTGGGGGACTTAAACCCGTTTATACTCCTACGGGGAAGCAAGCTACATCCGCCAGCGATGCACTGAGTTTCGACTACTTCGGCTACTTCGACTACGCTCAGCACAAGTGCGCCCTTGCCTGCGGGACGCTCCGCGAACGGCTACGCTCAGGACAGGCTCAGCACAAGTGCGCGGAAATCGAGCGAAGTCGAGATTCAACTACCGTTTGCTTTACCCCTCCGGGGAAGCAAGCTACGCCAAGCGTCCCGCACACATATCAAAAACTGGTAAAAAGTTTGCTCTGACTAATCTTGCTACAGACATCCAGTTGAGCCTGCTGATTAGCAGCGTTATTAGCATAAATATATCAAGTTCTGGCTCAGCGATCGCTTTTATTACATCCCAAAACAAAAATATTACCAGCAAGTTTCAACTGGCTAAAATACAGTAGGGTAATACAGCTAGCTGTATTACCCTACATTTCTCCTCAATTCACACCAAGAGAGCTATTTATTGAATGCAGGAACCCTCAGCCATAAAGGGTGAGGTACTTCATGCAAACTACAGTGAGTCTATAAACTGCTCTACTTTTTCTTGGAGTGGTTGATATTCGATTTGCTTGGCTAATTGATGGGCATTTTGGTAGCAAGATCGCGCCAATTTCTTGCGTTTCCTGATGGCGTAAAGGCTGCCCATATTTAACAAAGTTGAAATTTCTCCGGGAGAGTCGCTCAGTTGTTGATAAATTGCGATCGCTTGTTTGTAGTATTTCAAGGCGAGGCGGTGATCTGTAAGAATACTGTATGTAAAACCAATGTTGTGAAGCGTTGTTGCTTCACCAGAGCGATCGCTTAATGCGCGACGTGTCAAAAGAACTTGATGGTAGAGCAACAGCGCTTGTTTCGGTTGTCCTAAATCACTGTACATCGAGGCGATGTTGTTCAAGGTAGTGGCTTCGCCAACTATATTTTTTACCGCCCTTTGAATTGGCAGTGCTTCTTGAAAATATTTGAGAGCTTCTTCAAACTTGCCCAAGGTACTATAGGCAAAGCCAATCCCGTTGAGCGTTGTCGCCTCACCAGAAAAGTCTCCTATAAATCGACGTATTGACAAAATTTGGTGTTGTAGTAGCAGCGCCCGTTTCGGTTCTCCCAACCGGGTATAAATCAGTGCTACATCATTGAGAGTCGAAATTTCCCCTTGAGTATCTTGCAATTTTCTCAAGATTGGCAGCGCTTGCTCAAAGTAGTCTAATGCTTGCAAAAACTGCCCTAGACGGGCGTAGGTAGAACCCAAATTGCTGAGTGCAATTGCTTCTCCTCGCTGGTTACCTAGTTCTTGAGCAACCAAAAGCGCCTGATGAAAGCACTCTAATGCTTTTTGAGGTTGCGAGCAACCAAGGTGAGCTAAACCAATGTCGTTCAATGTGTAGCCTTCTCTGGCTCGGTCTGCGATCGCTCTAGCTAACTCTAGATTCTCACTGGCGAAATCAAGATATTCTTGAAATTTCCCCTGCTTGTAGTAGAGGCTAGCTTCATCACGACGTTTTTCCCACTCTTTGACTTGATTAAAAGGTTGCGTCATCTCACCTCGGTTGCACTCTTTGATAAGTAGCTCGATTCTGATTGGGCGAATCCCTCTTAGGGATTAACCCTCTTAGGTTACCCAAATTGGATTAACCATTATTCTCTACCTTTAGATACAAGACGTAAACAGAGAAGTGTAGTATCTTTCCATACTTACGAAGCGATTACTACAAAATTCATCAGCTGAAATCCGCGCTGCATAGCCTAAATTCAGCATTAGAGGGGCAGTAAGGTAGAACCAGAAGAGGCAAGATAATGTTAACGTTTCATTAACTTAGGTAAAGGATTATTAATCCTATTGCTCAAACTACCCAAGATTCGGTTATCGACTCCATATATTTTTCTAATAGATTCAACATTGAGCTAGTTGCACTTAAGAGCAAACTCAATCCAAATAATTTAAATTGATTTAAATTATTACTTAGCAGAATTTCTATTCTGTTTTGGAACCGAGACAAAAGGGATGGCTTGAGCTTTCCTAATCCTGTTAAAATGCTTCGATGTTAAAAAAGCAACATACATTAAACAAGAAATCCGGTTGGTCTTTAGATGAGCGAGATCCAAGATTCATCGAATCTCTGATGCCTCTATTAGGCTTTTTCTATCACTACTACTTTCGAGTTCAAACTAGTGGCTGGGATAACATTCCAGCTCAGGAAAAAGTCTTATTTGTCGGTTCTCACAATGGCGGGCTGGCGGCTCCTGATATGCTGATGATGATGTACGATTGGTTTCAAAGATTTGGTGTTGAGCGCCCTGTCTACGGACTGATGCATCCTAAAGTTTGGCAGGTTAGCCCCGAAATAGCGCAACAAGTTGCCAAGGCTGGAGCAATCGTAGCTCATCCGAAAATGGCTTACGCTGCTTTGCGCTCTGGAGCTAGCGTGTTAGTTTATCCAGGTGGAGCAGAAGATGTGTTTCGACCACATCATTTACGTAACAAAATCTATTTTGCGGGACGACAAGGATTTATCAAGTTAGCACTACGCGAAAATGTGCCAATTGTACCTATGATTTCTAGCGGCGCTCACGATACGCTAATTGTACTAGCTGATTTCTACAAAGTTGTGCGCCGACTTCATGAGTGGGGGATGCCTTGGCTATTAGGAATTGATCCAGAAGTCTTTCCTATTTATCTGGGGCTACCTTGGGGATTAGCTCTCGGCCCACTGCCTAATATTCCATTACCTGTGCCTATCTACACACGGGTTTGTCCCCCGATCGTATTTGAACGTTACGGTCGGGAAGCCGCAAGCGATCGCCATTATGTTAATGAATGTTATGAGTTAGTTGTGAGTAAGATGCAGCACGAGTTAGACAATTTGGTAAAACTAAGTGCCAAGTCATAGGCAAGCAACAAGATTTTGAGGACTAACGGCTAAACTCACTGAATGGCAAACGAGTTAGTAGACTTAGCCGTAGGCTTTACCACTATCTATTCACTTTCATCCAGAAGCAGTTTCACAAAGTTACCACGAATAACTTTTTCTCGCGGTCAGCAGCAAAAGCAAGACAAGCTTTGATGTCTTCGGAGGTAAGTTCAGAAAAATCTTCCAGAATTTCTGCTTCCGTCATGCCACCTGCAAGATACTCTAAAATGTCGTACACTGTGATTCGCATTCCGCGAATACAAGGTTTACCACTGCGTTTACCTGGTTCGAGCGTGATGATGTTGTCGTAGTTCATGAGTCAGGGGCGATTTTGCTTATAATAGGCAGTGTAATCTGCATAATTTAGAATGAAGCACTGGCTATCTCATCAGACACAGCAAAATATTTACGTGTAAATTCAATAGCTTCTTGCTGATCAAAACCTTTACAGGTATAAATTACTATCGAGAAAAATTTGGCATTACTCCAAATATATGCTGAAATACCAGAATCAATCAGAGGTACAAAGGCATCATATCCAGAGTTTTCTTCCTTACCCATACCTGAAGCCGGCACAAAAACGATAGGCTCACCATAAGTGCGAAGATTTAGATGTGCTGCCAGATTGAGAAGATATTTTTCCAATATCTGCTTGTCTAAATCAATAGTGTAAAAACCTTCAATGAGCAGCCTCTGCCGAAAAATGCTTGGTGCAAGATTTTTCATATACATTTGGATTAATTTAATTTCACTTTATTAGGATTTGCTCAACGTAATCAATAATCATTCTGCCCGTCCCAATTACCGCATGAATTGAGCAACAGCAGCAACACCGTCTGCTACGCTTAAAGGTGCTTGTTGCTGGGGCGAAATGAGCAGTCGAGCAGAAACTTACGCGAAGGAATTGATTAGCCGTTTTGAATATTGCGATCGCCTTTTATAAACCTGTACCAATTGATCTGTCTGAAATTTAAAATAGTCACACGACTAGGATTTGCTGCCCGAAACATCTGGCTAGTAATCATAGCAACGATCATTTGGGACAAACCTGTCTGCAAATTATCAGCTTGCACAATCACAGCAGGTCGTGTTTTAGCAGTAGTCAGATTAGAATTGGGAAATAGCACTAGAACAACATCACCCCGCTTCAAGGTTTGTTTTGGCTGCGTCATAGTTGTCATAGATACTCATTTCTGGACTATCCCAATCATCTG
This region of Nostoc sp. UHCC 0302 genomic DNA includes:
- a CDS encoding YihY/virulence factor BrkB family protein, which encodes MANPRFVRFFRHLNWRTLKKTFARTAERRLLGLASEIAYNAMLSLFPAILALITAIGLLAESLQNTFKQLAVQLSQVLPEEALVLIRDFATTEITNSKNSGLFSLSFAIAIWTASGAVNTAMTAFDQIHQIPSEKIRPFWKAKLVSLGLTMGTIVLLVLASFLVFLSDLLLGMVVRENISLIFLLHLWQLLRWPLVLSIVAVAFSFIYRYGPSRWNPGTPMMPGAILAAVFWAILSALFRLYVANFGNYNKVYGAVGAVIVLMLWLWLSAVVLLVGDQLNVTVGEDMRPKTQSQSTEII
- the thrC gene encoding threonine synthase; the protein is MTLSLSTAKSYRQPWPGLIEAYRQYLPVSETTPVVTLLEGNTPLIPVPAIAERIGRKVRVFVKYDGLNPTGSFKDRGMTMAISKAKEEGAKAVICASTGNTSAAAAAYARRGGMSAFVLIPDGYVALGKLAQALLYGAEVLAIKGNFDQALEIVREMAESYPVTLVNSVNPYRLEGQKTGAFEVVDALGDAPDWLCIPVGNAGNITAYWMGFCQYHQDGKCDRLPRMMGFQAAGAAPLVNGQPVENPETLATAIRIGNPASWEKAIAAQSASMGSFHAVTDAEILDAYRLLAASEGIFCEPASAASVAGLLQVKDQVPTGATVVCVLTGNGLKDPDTAIKHNKSQFKQGIVAELGAVAEAMGF
- a CDS encoding iron uptake porin, which translates into the protein MLVCLLITGINGIVEKAIANPTESGVETRLIPSVQESEVRSQESVIFPSSPLAPLPPAPFPPKDPMAQVTSVSQLKDVQPTDWAFQALQSLVERYGCIAGYPDSSYRGNRALTRYEFAAGVNACLDRVNELITTATNDLLTREDLATLQKLQSEFAPELATLRGRVDTLEARSAEIAANQFSTTTKLSGLLIVAAQGRTSNRGDVNPRDGEKDTRDAGTNINVMSLAQLYLTSQITPRSYLFTGLLSGEGRSTPRFNNSVSRYDVLLGYEFPTDGLIVSDLNYHWLVTDKLAVMVGTEGVSMTTAFRGPNRVESAASGPLSYFAQRNPILNMGYGHGGIAIDWQFAKRASLQAIYSSYQPGNPGIRSGLFDGNTTTGVQLLLTPTDAVDLSLYYVNNYSSNGCLLTFVGDDCLTAVNSATGKSAPLQTNAVGATVSWQLSPRITLGGWGGYTSSYIPGRSGSVETTNYMVFLNFPDLFAKGNLGGIYVGQPPKITSSNLPVGNNVPDFINTGLGRAGGQPGTTTQLEAFYRFQLTDNISITPGIIQFWEPGHTPDSDPVTIGIVRSTFTF
- a CDS encoding tetratricopeptide repeat protein, yielding MTQPFNQVKEWEKRRDEASLYYKQGKFQEYLDFASENLELARAIADRAREGYTLNDIGLAHLGCSQPQKALECFHQALLVAQELGNQRGEAIALSNLGSTYARLGQFLQALDYFEQALPILRKLQDTQGEISTLNDVALIYTRLGEPKRALLLQHQILSIRRFIGDFSGEATTLNGIGFAYSTLGKFEEALKYFQEALPIQRAVKNIVGEATTLNNIASMYSDLGQPKQALLLYHQVLLTRRALSDRSGEATTLHNIGFTYSILTDHRLALKYYKQAIAIYQQLSDSPGEISTLLNMGSLYAIRKRKKLARSCYQNAHQLAKQIEYQPLQEKVEQFIDSL
- a CDS encoding lysophospholipid acyltransferase family protein — protein: MLKKQHTLNKKSGWSLDERDPRFIESLMPLLGFFYHYYFRVQTSGWDNIPAQEKVLFVGSHNGGLAAPDMLMMMYDWFQRFGVERPVYGLMHPKVWQVSPEIAQQVAKAGAIVAHPKMAYAALRSGASVLVYPGGAEDVFRPHHLRNKIYFAGRQGFIKLALRENVPIVPMISSGAHDTLIVLADFYKVVRRLHEWGMPWLLGIDPEVFPIYLGLPWGLALGPLPNIPLPVPIYTRVCPPIVFERYGREAASDRHYVNECYELVVSKMQHELDNLVKLSAKS
- a CDS encoding DUF433 domain-containing protein, which gives rise to MNYDNIITLEPGKRSGKPCIRGMRITVYDILEYLAGGMTEAEILEDFSELTSEDIKACLAFAADREKKLFVVTL
- a CDS encoding S-adenosylmethionine decarboxylase; its protein translation is MKNLAPSIFRQRLLIEGFYTIDLDKQILEKYLLNLAAHLNLRTYGEPIVFVPASGMGKEENSGYDAFVPLIDSGISAYIWSNAKFFSIVIYTCKGFDQQEAIEFTRKYFAVSDEIASASF
- a CDS encoding type II toxin-antitoxin system PemK/MazF family toxin, which translates into the protein MTQPKQTLKRGDVVLVLFPNSNLTTAKTRPAVIVQADNLQTGLSQMIVAMITSQMFRAANPSRVTILNFRQINWYRFIKGDRNIQNG